The following is a genomic window from Homalodisca vitripennis isolate AUS2020 chromosome 5, UT_GWSS_2.1, whole genome shotgun sequence.
AACCTTAAACGTGACAGATGTCTTGGCAAAGATTTTTTTCCCATTTAGTACGTTTTGAGTACAGAAATTTTGGAGTTTTTGTAAATAGTagtaacattacaattaaaatttccaaatacctTAATGTATGTTTATATCAGTTTATGCATGtcaatatcttaattttaaaccGCATTCAAatatgtttgaatgtttttaaattattagaacgATTTAcggatttttttgtaatttttagccactgtcataacaaattttaattttggaaaaattatcagatttaatatttgtttaactataggtagttaatttcttataaatgttCAGCATAATATAATGTCggaataaacaatattatttaaattattaaaaatcgaAGGAATACTCAGATTAGGTGAGACAATATACCACTTTAAAGTACCATTAAATTCATTTGagaaatattcaattatttaaaacatattggaCTTGGACACATTTATGAACTTTTCGTTTCAGCCATcagaaatgtttactttaaaacattaaggccattttaatatttagagaTAGAAAATATCTATCATTTAATACTCTTTTGAACTAAGATAGATTGGCATTACcaattttcatatttacaaaatgttttcgATAGTAGTTGAATTTATTACATAGTAAGACCAAGAACAGATATGTTATGGCCATTTACAGAAGTGTTTCCACTTCTAGAATTTGTTGACTAGGACTTAAGGAGATGGTACCAAAATTCGAGTATTTTTCTCATGGTAAATAAATGGACATCCTTTTTGTCCTcgaaaatactgaaattaaagaGACCATAGGGGTCAATTTTAACCCACGGCCTCCAAGCTCTTATTTCCACGTTTCTATGTCGATGTCGGTTAGAAGTGCCGGATACTACAATAACCGATTGTCAACATGGGTAGCTTTATCTTTCATACTATAGTACGAGACTAGACACATTGCAAGCCTGGCCGTATGGGCAGATACAACACCCCACTTCTTCCTCATCTTAAGCGTAgccacattgtcatatcagctgattgTCAGTATGAGGCGACGCGACGACAACGTCTCGCTTCGTTCCGGTTGTTTACATCCGGTTTGTTCTGCAGCGTTCGATTATTCtccatgtttttattatattattatttttgctcaCGTTCTGTGCCATAgagcaaataaatgttaattttcatcGTGAAGGTAAAATATTCAGGTTACATAGATGAGGAGATGAGTAGTAACGATTGctcgattgttgaattcaatcgaTTATCCCATCACTAGTGATTCTTCCGTTACAGTTGGCAATACCGCACCACAACCTAGGCTTACATTGATGTCTCGTACTATAGTAATGTGATACTCAATTACCACTATAACCCGTATGCTTGGAATTAGTTGTACGCGCGATTACTGAAATTATCGAGCTCACAACCATATGTTAATAGTAGaggttacattttctttatacaaTAGGTCAGTAAAGGTTGGAACGGAAAGAATTAAagttatttgtattacataaatacagCTTTATTTCATAATACTGATAAAAACTATACTGCTCACATTCCAGTGGTCGCTATCCACTAAAAGTAAATAGAGGTTGTAAAGAAAACAGCCTCATAATGTCACCCTTTTCCTTGGTAGTTCATGAAATGCTTAAAAACCCCTTATTCTTCCCCGAATCCCGCTTGTTGCCACAACGTTGGCAACTGTATCGAACTTCCTATCTCGAGGAAAGTTAATGCAGAAGGAAGATGAGGATGTTGATGATTCCAGACAATTATGATTTCCACCCCAGTGATTAAAGACGAAAGTTCAAAGATACGGTATTCTGTccataatttagtaatttagttcCGGTTATTTGGATTTGTTAGCAGTGTTTGGTGTCAGTTCGTATTTATGTAACTCTATTACtttatgtgtataattttatcCTTGATAGATTGTTAAAGTGTAtcgaaatatattatacattctcCAACTAGAACAATTAACTGCagatttttatttcagattttttgtcGGACTAAAGACCCCAGGTCTGACAACTTGTTTGGAAGTGTGAGACagagtaaaataatgaaaagaaaataactgaaattaatGAAAGGGCTGTTAAGACTACAAAGCCATGTTAAATAAATTGCCTTAATTCCAGTATATGACGTAtattgtccaaatttaaattattagaatacaGTATTGGTCGCCTATTGTGACATGCGCTtccaaactttttttatgaaatatttccagcCACTGCACAACGAATTTAATGGAAGATGTTTACATATGAAATTTAGAATATTTCCTTTGAAGTTCCTAGTATTTCATAAAACTTAGCTATTCGCGTGCTGTATTCATGTActaagttacaattttataaactgcATAATTGGCATAGTCCTAAGCTGATCAAATGCTTGTAGTTATTTATAAGTATGGTAAAAAAATACAGTCGTCAATAATAAATACAGGCTCTGCAAAAATGTGTAACATATCAGAGATAACATATTGGTGAAAATGTTATCGTCTAGGTCGAAACAGTTTGTTGTAAGAAAAGGAAAGTGAAGATGAAAGTCAGATTTGGAGATCCCACATGAGTAGGTCTCCTGAGTGACATTGCCGTTACTCTGTAGTGAGAACCGCCCGCACTCACCCGTCACAATGAAAGCTTAATTAGCCATTTAAAGGATGGTTTAATACTCTCGTTCACTTATCTTAAAGCGACATCAGAATTGAAATTTGCAATGGCATATGTAGAGAATTTCGGGAGAGCTCGGGGGACTTGGAATTAAAAACTATTGGCTTGTACAGATTAAGGTTAGAGCtcattcttaaaattatatttgaaaaaaaaaatcattacgtCACTTTTAATAAAATCTCTTAATTAATTTCCGGATACCAaccattttataatatgaatgtttaagaaagacataatcataataattaaataatatccaCTACATACTTTAATTGAGTCAGCAACAcgttaaatgataaataataatataaaaggcCTTTTgttgacattattttattaaatatgttatttcaaagaagaaatcaacaaacaaaaaacataacacaatatacaaatggcattatgtttattttaaagcatgaaaataataattttcaaatctttatagcattaatatttatgtaagcggagtttttttttgtaaaactgataAGCTTTTATTAGTAGATATACTGACCACATTGTAATTGATATTCACTTTGAGTATTTCCAGGATAGCAGGATGTAGGTAAGTATGGTCACTCTTATCCTTGGCAGTTTGCAAAAAGCTTGAAACCCCCACATCCTGCCTTCCCCGAATGCCGTTAGTTCCCAACATTGAAAACTAACGAACTTCCTGTCTTCACGGAAAGTCATTGCAAAGGGAGGATGTTAAACACAATGAAACTAGCTAATGAGAGTTTTAGCCCCTTCGGCTGAGATCATTAACTAACGAGGCAGAAATTCGTCGCGTTATAATTGCACTGTCCCAGAAGCAGCATTTTCACCCAATTTTTGAACTTATTCCACAAGAAAGTCGTAAACCTTTTATCTGTTGTatgtcaaataatttttttaaaaggtggATTTATGTGGAGGTATGCCCACCTCATTGGTTTTCCTCAAACTGTAATGAAGTAACGGTTCCGGGTTAGATCTTAGAATGAAAGCACCAGAGAACCACCACACAGTAGGAGAGTTAGACAGATGAAACAATAAACCAATGAAACAGAGTGTTGAAGGACTGGATAGAACGTACCGAGTTAACGGCAGACAGACGGACTAACTGCCATTtggttttttatcaaaaaatcaataaagttcttccTTCTATTAAgggaaacctatgtatcaagctTCAAGTGTCTAGGGTCTGTCTATCAAGAGCCATCGTAGATATGGAAAGACGGAAGAACGATTTgaccttttgactccaaaatcaatagcaTACTTCTTTGGATCATACGGTAACCAAAGTTTCAAGTTTTCGGGACtcttctataaataattattgcacAGACGGCCGGACAAcaactgaaattatatttattgcattatgtAAATGTGACTGGAAAATGCttagtttctaaaatttaatagtgcaagacaattttaataaaacagtctGTGAAGGTAAGAATTTGGACTTCACTCCATGCAATAGCACGTATTAGCAAAACCGAAAAAGGCTCTAATACGAATATGAACTCACTGATGAAATACACCATTGTTTCTTTGAAGTTGACAAGACAGGGTTTATGGTGTTAGAGCATAGCCAAGAGGAGACGCGAGTGTGGCTAGACGACTGACCGCCGGAGACAGCAACTTTCCTAGAACTGGAGTCGAGAGTGAAAGCCCCCGGGCTACAAAGAGGTATCAGTCCAAAAATAACTCAACCTTGTTACAGTGTCGCCAATGTCAAGATCTACAAGAAAATGGAAGTCTTAAGTAATCGAGAACCAAAAATTTCCCATAACAGTtgttaaataagttaattatttgGCTTAGCAACCAATAACAGAACAACTATAGATATTTAGTTACTACTTCACATTTGttcacataatatataatttttagcttgatacattaaaataatagtaaaatacgAATTTTCCGAAGAAATAATGAGACAGAAAATGCCTACAGATAGCCCAACATCAGACAAGAAAAACATAACTGAATTgatagttttgtgttattttaggTTACTTTTGATAACACGTGAGTTTACAACTAAAACTTTCTTTTTAGCAATAAGCGCAGGCCTACACAACTACAGGGTCAACCAATATTTAGGCCATTCGTCAGATTTGGTTCCtttgaataaatttatgtttCTGAGAATTTTAACCTGGGCAAACTATCGTACTGGTAAACTCCAGGACAGCCTGCGCAAAGTTGATGGTTAATCGGTAGTTTAGTTTAGCTCTTGCTGTAATAAAATTGAGacagtataaaatttaaagcaataaattcTACCAACAATAGTGCAGGCCAACCAATCATTAAAATCATAAGATTCATAGTTTGTTTATGTACTTGTAACCATTTTCGCTTAACCGCTAGACTGTAAACAATGTTCTGTTTATAGCCAAGATTTGTATTTGCAAAGAAAtcttttgatttcaaaataaatgttgagGTCGTAATTACTATTGTTGTATGGTGTATTAGCATTATGTAAAGAACTCTTACATTGGTGTTCGAACGAATTGTAAGTAACATACACATTTGTGTGATAGTTGCAGAGATCCTAGAGGAATTAGAAGAGTTGCCGCTGGAGGAGCGCGAGGACGACGCTGTGACTCCAGAGTTGCTGGATCTGTACCAAGATGTGGAGCTGCTGTACGAGATGCAGAAGAGCAACATCACTGACAGCCGAGAGGGTCGGGGGTTCCTGAGCAAGCTGAGTTTCTTAACCGGTCTCAAACTCGGGAGTTTCCTGACAGGTTCCGGTACCCTGGCGGCCAGCCAGAGTATCAACTTCTTGGGCAAGATCCTCAACGCCGCCCTGTCAATCAGTTACGGCAGCATCGACACGTACCCAGGATTGGGAATCGGTGAACCAGGGATAGGCCTGCAGAAACTTCCAGTCATAGTCGAGAATGTTCCCATTATTGATAAACAAAGGGAGAAGCCTGATGGGCCTCTGGAAACAATTTCTGAGCCTTCCTTGGAAAGCCTGGTAACTACAGTAAGAACTCCCGATACCGTCAGGAAGGATTTTCTCGAACAACATAATCACAGGGTGGAGAACTTCAATGACGCTTTTGACAAGAAAGTTGTCAGGTCAAGAACGGGAAGAATAGAAACTCCAAAATCGGACAAGATTTCGTAACTGTGCAGCTTTTGTGTATGATAATTGAAcactagttttgtttattttttgagaaaGGACACGCCCCAAAGTGTTACCTAAACCGTACATTCTCATAATTTAGAATAAATCTgagtgtattgtaaatattattctaaacttGGCGAAAGTTCGGTTTTAAACCAAGATTGTAATTTTCCTCCTGTGTGCACGTAGATGGTATTGGAATACATTTGATAATACAATGTTTTGCgttagtaaaatgtgttttattaatcaTTATGCTTTATTGTACTCTGCTTACTTAACCAATCAAAACATGGAAatgatgtatgtaaaaatatactctgttaaaatatatgatttattttccaaattaagaaTTACAGATTAATTTAGAAAACACAGTAAATAATATTCTGCTCATTACTTTCTTGCAAACAGGAAGAGACGCAAATATTGAAATCAGGTAGATAAACTGTTAACATATTTCttaatgtaaagtaatttaaaacaagtcaagtaaactatattttatgtttaaagcatcaatatttatattcccaaaagttaaaaatattgcattttatattaattatgcgTTTTATGGTTATgaagcaataataaatttaagtaaactatcAGCGATTAtctatttaacttatttaatatcatggcattttcaatgtttttaaattgatcgAAATaggttattaatgaaaaattacgtTTTTCGCATATTAGTaagattttataatgaaaatttgaacattatttattgGTGATCATGTATGTCCCGATTCGTCTCAAAATGTTTTTGCATGTTTAAGTGTCAGTCCCCAATAGTAGTAGCGTGTAGCATAGATATTGTGATGTAATTACTGGGCATTGTGGTGTATCGCTAGTTCTCGCGATTGATTATAAAGCAATGAAGAAAATTCTTTACGAATTTATATATAGAATACAATATatattctcattttattttatattgtgacacttcttaatgtaatataattgacGTTAATCGTAAATTTTCGCCATCAGTTTgtgaaatgtttgaaatagtttCTTACCGAGGAAGTATACCGAAGTATACTACTCTTCAAAAATTCAAGTCGTCAACACCCAATACTTACAAAGATTTTCTGATAAGTTGATACATGAGTGTAATGAAGGTTTTCACGAGTTATCAAGGTTTGTTATGGAAACATACAAAAACGCTCGTTTTGAGCGTATCTATAGAACTCATTTGGGAtcaaaatggtaattttaatgttttaacaactctgaatgttgtaaaaattgtcattaaaaatatagtaGTTTTTCGGGGATTTGCCTTGATGATCGTCAGTAGCATCTGGTTATTAGGCCTACGTATATAGATAACATGAAAATAGACGatgaaaaaatgatttatttggatttttatacACCTATTGCCTTGACAAAAACATCATATGTTCATAATTTTGGCGCTTCtccaacaacaataaaaacttagTCTTCATGTTGTTAGTTAATCAGATTCACAAGTAAAATGGACGATAgtgtgaataattaatttttaatacatacattttgcttactgaaacacaaaatttaccagagggcaaaaatatttttaaaactcacgTATAAACtgtcaacaattaaaaatttcaatttaataatagttgtttCAATTGGAATTTCCAGCTATATAAATAGGATATTTTAGGAGAAGGctactgttaaaaaaattctcgGGGGAGTGCCCCCAGACCACACTCTACACTGGGGAATATTGCGTCAGacccaaacatatattttacctaCGTAACTGCGTAACTGCGTTGGTGACATCGAGTGCCTGTTGTAACACTGAATAATTTAGCTTcgaaaatgaaaagtaaaaaaaacttcgaagataaattataaaatagaatttggTTCAGAGAGTAAGATATTAGAATACAAATACAGCTAAACTATAATCAATCAAGTAACAGCATACATGCCATAATCAGGGAACACATCCCTCCCAAAAGGATTCTTGGAAGTAGGAATCCTTGTTACAACGCGCCCCCGGTATCATCGAGTAAGAAATCACTACGTGCAGTTggcattgtaatttttattatatgtgtaaTCATCAAAACTATCTGAAACAAGGGAAGTGGATAAAAAGTCAAATAACAGCCATCTTACAGGCACGGTTAGTCTGTATATATTACGGACATTCTGGTACTGACTAGTAAATTTCTGGTACAACTATGGACCTCCtcgtatcaatattattattttcgcagttattgtaaaataatacacatttttcacaattttaaattatgaggaacatttatttttcctttactATTTCAGCGCGTTGTTTGTGGATTGTTATACTTTATCGTTACTATGGACACTTTGgaacatacaaatttgaaaatactcAGTTCACTTTCAAATTTAATTGGCTCCATAACACTCACAATGACAACAGAAATGAAGACGTTAGCCAAAAAGCAAAGACCGCAGAAGTGGAATAAGTGCCTAAACGAAGGCTATTCTCTGATATTGGGAGGATCCGCTTTCGGTGGTGTTGCGAGCCTCGTCACCCGGTCCCTTGGCCCCCTCTTGGTCATGACTTCCATCGCTCTCTTCGCCGCTGTTGAGAACTGTGACAACGTATTTGGCCACGACGGCGATTGAAAATTCTTCTTCGAAATCTGTTTCATTGACCTTAATCAACTAAGTACATTACCTGTTTgatatatattgcaattttatgtaaaataacacaacaacatttctaaaatttgatttttatcagACTAATACTTCCCGACCTCATAAGAGTTGAGGGTACTTGTTAATTATAAAGATGAGTGGTTTTTTACCAGGGGGAAGTGgcaatatactattagttttgTTTAGATAACGCCGAGCCAGATTAGATCAGATAACTTCAATACGTGTCACAGCTGTCTAATAGCCTGATTACGATACCACTTTCTATACTTATGTCGTTTGCttcaatttatttctgtgtccatATTTTCTTAGTTCCCAATAATTCGatattcaataattaacatttaagaGCGCTTACATGATCTGAGCTTAGATTGAGGTACTATATCGAGtggtgtttttcttttttctccagAAATTCGGTGCCGTAGATGGTAGAATGGacatttactattatataaattcaaattagcAAGGTTATTCTTGATAATTTATTCgcgtattataaaaaaaactaatttgtaatatGTTTGCTACAATCCACCATTCTCTTATCGATTTCCATAATTTAATGAACTGCTTTCTCAAAATAGTTTGGTTTGTATTTATTTGCTAGACCCTTGAATAATACTCAAAAGCCTAgtcca
Proteins encoded in this region:
- the LOC124362354 gene encoding uncharacterized protein LOC124362354, which translates into the protein MWVLTLATVSLLLGRLPASPLPAPPASDLDMFAEILEELEELPLEEREDDAVTPELLDLYQDVELLYEMQKSNITDSREGRGFLSKLSFLTGLKLGSFLTGSGTLAASQSINFLGKILNAALSISYGSIDTYPGLGIGEPGIGLQKLPVIVENVPIIDKQREKPDGPLETISEPSLESLVTTVRTPDTVRKDFLEQHNHRVENFNDAFDKKVVRSRTGRIETPKSDKIS